In Theileria parva strain Muguga chromosome 4 map unlocalized ctg_529, whole genome shotgun sequence, one DNA window encodes the following:
- a CDS encoding YagE family protein: MYNIFMFLTKFRQNQVTQISKFKFDVKYAKISTSTKIPKNNGVVSAHMLEKEIDINKIRDKLINHGANFTIKDKLVLVKSCDNLNHKSGTVIMTQNGFIVLWGHSNSSFDCYRSLVTESEEIDKSPLHSYHETLDFTETTGDTRLCDGKILITNSDEREYDEISASLALMTAVKLNFLECDIKRNLELRNNQLLGLKNSLVYQNLDSVAMTLFELETYAHDCRYRLNLQDLLEYPDVLWDYDKQCDLFNRIQSLFEIPKRLEHLNHRISWTLETLNSYSEYVRHKHSSRLEKIIIALISIELLVGVIQTFISKHKLNYSNT, encoded by the exons atgtataatatttttatgtttttgACTAAGTTCAGACAGAATCAA GTAACacaaattagtaaattcaaatttgatGTAAAATATGCCAAAATCTCAACTTCTACAAAGATTCCGAAG AACAATGGCGTTGTATCAGCACACATGCTGGAGAAGGAAATCGACATAAATAAGATAAGGGATAAGCTCATAAACCATGGAGCAAACTTTACAATTAAAG ataaaCTCGTACTAGTAAAAAGCTGTGATAATCTAAACCATAAATCAGGAACAGTAATTATGACACAG AATGGATTTATTGTCCTTTGGGGACACAGTAATAGTAGTTTTGATTGCTACAGGTCATTAGTAACAGAGTCAGAGGA gaTAGATAAGAGTCCACTCCATTCATACCATGAAACGCTAGATTTTACTGAAACTACTGG AGATACAAGGTTGTGTGATGGGAAGATCTTAATCACAAATTCCGATGAAAGGGAATATGACGAG atCTCAGCTTCACTGGCTTTGATGACTGCAGTTAAGTTAAACTTCCTGGAGTGTGATATAAAGAGAAACTTAGAG CTGCGGAACAATCAACTTCTGGGTTTGAAGAATTCTTTGGTTTATCAAAACTTG GACAGTGTTGCTATGACGCTATTCGAATTGGAAACCTATGCTCATGACTGCAGATACAGACTAAATCTCCAAG ATTTATTAGAATATCCTGACGTGTTGTGGGATTATGACAAGCAGTGTGATTTGTTTAACAGGATACAGTCACTGTTTGAGATACCCAAAAGACTCGAACACTTGAATCACAG aATATCTTGGACTTTGGAAACATTAAATTCATATTCTGAATATGTAAGACATAAGCATTCCTCCAGACTTGAAAAG attATCATCGCCTTAATTTCAATTGAGTTGCTTGTTGGAGTAATCCAGACATTTATCTCAAAACATAAACTAAATTACTCAAACACATAA
- the sqd gene encoding RNA recognition motif family protein (or RNP domain; RBD; RRM) produces the protein MARKNKTADKDKDKESEVKSTEESKSDNQEQLDPVPKKETEDNNDKDHESEEVVKSEEKQEPEKKKESEKPKDEKPKEHHSTTTVAPETYLTTVPPIIEKPPSAVATVNTLIDSTLKFFVGGLHPNTDEGELSAHFAKYGQILASQVMRDMATGRHRGFGFVTLKVQPNTMSVFKDTHVVSGKRVDVRAMQTDVAASLRKKIFVGGLSKALNEEMLQEYFSKFGEVDKVTIMRQLDGTSRGFGFIVFMTEEGAVGSLKNPTHFVYGNKVDVRAAETRPKTTTPAPSAAVYPYGVVQTPTDMYSASQMYRPQATYDPSQYANMTQQQMLQQYPQYQLLQQQMVQQQMAMAGTYGNYYSTSGQQPTSGQTASTGSNSSNPYGTASATATNPYAAATASTANPYGATAATAANPYATGSNNSANPYAAAAASGNPYAAATASANPYAASSAAYGAYRGKDQSAYQAGATHADVSSSRGYRQHPY, from the exons ATGGCAAGGAAGAACAAAACAGCAGATAAAGATAAAGATAAGGAAAGTGAGGTTAAGTCGACCGAGGAATCTAAATCTGACAACCAGGAACAGTTAGACCCAGTTCCAAAGAAGGAAACCGAAGATAACAACGATAAGGACCATGAATCTGAAGAAGTTGTTAAATCTGAGGAAAAACAAGAGCCAGAGAAAAAAAAGGAGTCTGAGAAGCCAAAGGATGAGAAACCCAAGGAACACCACTCAACAACCACTGTTGCTCCTGAAACATATTTGACCACAGTTCCTCCAATAATTGAAAAGCCTCCATCAG ctGTGGCTACTGTTAACACTCTCATTGATTCGACCCTGAAGTTCTTTGTTGGTGGCCTGCATCCCAACACAGATGAAG gtgAGTTGTCCGCCCACTTCGCCAAGTATGGACAAATCCTCGCCTCACAAGTCATGAGGGATATGGCAACAGGAAGACACAGAGGTTTCGGCTTTGTTACCCTAAAGGTACAGCCAAATACAATGAGCGTCTTCAAAGATACCCACGTCGTCTCTGGAAAAAGG GTTGATGTCCGCGCCATGCAAACTGACGTCGCTGCGAGTTTGAGGAAGAAGATCTTTGTCGGAGGTTTGTCCAAGGCCCTCAATGAGGAAATGCTCCAAGAGTACTTTTCCAAATTCGGCGAAGTTGACAAAGTTACCATTATGCGTCAAC ttgATGGAACTTCAAGAGGATTTGGgtttatagtatttatgACCGAGGAAGGAGCCGTAGGATCACTCAAGAACCCAACTCACTTCGTGTATGGAAACAAAGTTGATGTGAGGGCAGCAGAAACAAGGCCGAAGACAACAACACCAGCACCGTCAGCTGCAGTATATCCCTACGGAGTCGTTCAAACCCCGACTGACATGTACTCAGCCTCGCAAATGTATCGCCCCCAGGCTACTTACGACCCATCTCAGTACGCTAACATGACTCAGCAGCAGATGCTACAACAGTACCCACAGTACCAACTTTTGCAGCAGCAGATGGTTCAACAACAAATGGCAATGGCAGGGACCTACGGAAACTACTACTCAACCTCTGGGCAACAACCAACCTCGGGTCAGACCGCTTCAACGGGCTCAAATTCGTCAAATCCCTACGGCACAGCCTCCGCTACGGCAACAAACCCCTATGCAGCAGCTACGGCATCAACGGCCAACCCTTACGGAGCTACTGCTGCAACGGCTGCCAATCCTTACGCCACTGGGTCCAATAATTCAGCCAACCCCTATGCCGCAGCAGCTGCCTCTGGAAACCCTTATGCAGCCGCAACTGCATCTGCCAATCCCTATGCCGCTTCCTCAG cAGCGTATGGAGCATACCGAGGAAAGGATCAATCTGCCTACCAGGCAGGTGCTACGCACGCAGATGTTTCGTCATCGAGGGGATACAGACAGCACCCATATTGA